The following are encoded together in the Uranotaenia lowii strain MFRU-FL unplaced genomic scaffold, ASM2978415v1 HiC_scaffold_160, whole genome shotgun sequence genome:
- the LOC129759459 gene encoding stress-activated protein kinase JNK isoform X2, whose product MSSRHAFYTVEVGDTKFTILKRYQNLKPIGSGAQGIVCAAYDTVTQQNVAIKKLSRPFQNVTHAKRAYREFKLMKLVNHKNIIGLLNAFTPQRTLEEFQDVYLVMELMDANLCQVIQMDLDHERMSYLLYQMLCGIKHLHSAGIIHRDLKPSNIVVKSDCTLKILDFGLARTAGTTFMMTPYVVTRYYRAPEVILGMGYKENVDIWSVGCIMGEMIRGGVLFPGTDHIDQWNKIIEQLGTPSPSFMARLQPTVRNYVENRPRYTGYPFDRLFPDVLFPTDSNEHNRLKASQARDLLSKMLVVDPEHRISVDQALVHSYINVWYDESEVNAPAPGPYDHSVDEREHTVEQWKELIYQEVMEYEARNNLADGEGTPR is encoded by the exons ATGAGTTCCCGGCACGCCTTCTACACCGTCGAGGTGGGAGACACCAAGTTTACGATTCTGAAGCGCTACCAAAACCTGAAACCGATCGGATCCGGCGCACAGGGCATTGTATG CGCCGCATACGACACTGTCACCCAGCAGAATGTGGCCATCAAAAAGCTGTCGAGACCGTTCCAGAACGTCACACATGCCAAACGAGCCTACAGGGAGTTTAAGCTTATGAAATTAGTCAATCACAAAAAT ATCATTGGACTGTTAAATGCATTCACGCCGCAACGCACCCTGGAGGAGTTCCAGGACGTGTACCTGGTGATGGAGCTGATGGACGCCAACCTGTGCCAGGTCATTCAGATGGATCTGGACCACGAGCGGATGTCCTACCTGCTGTACCAGATGCTGTGCGGCATCAAGCATCTGCACTCGGCCGGCATCATTCACAGG GATTTAAAGCCTTCGAACATCGTAGTCAAGTCGGACTGCACGCTCAAAATTCTAGACTTCGGGCTGGCCCGGACGGCCGGCACCACCTTCATGATGACCCCGTACGTAGTCACCCGGTACTACCGGGCCCCCGAGGTCATCCTCGGCATGGGCTACAAGGAGAACGTCGACATCTGGTCCGTCGGCTGCATTATGGGCGAGATGATCCGTGGTGGGGTCCTGTTCCCCGGAACCGATCACATCGACCAGTGGAACAAGATTATTG AACAATTGGGAACGCCCTCGCCCTCGTTCATGGCCCGGTTACAGCCAACGGTGAGGAATTACGTGGAGAATCGGCCCCGATATACCGGGTATCCGTTCGATCGGTTGTTCCCGGACGTGCTGTTCCCAACAGACTCGAACGAGCATAATCGACTCAAGGCTAGTCAGGCCCGGGATCTGCTCAGCAAGATGCTAGTTGTGGATCCGGAACATAGGATCTCAGTCGACCAGGCACTGGTACACAGCTACATCAACGTCTGGTACGACGAAAGTGAAGTCAATGCG CCTGCGCCCGGCCCGTACGATCACAGCGTAGACGAACGGGAACACACCGTGGAGCAGTGGAAGGAACTGATCTACCAGGAGGTCATGGAGTACGAAGCCCGTAATAACTTGGCGGATGGTGAAGGAACTCCACGGTAG
- the LOC129759459 gene encoding stress-activated protein kinase JNK isoform X1 translates to MSQEKVNEKWEKYQFGDTEFEVPNRYVRLEAKGFGAQGMVCAAYDTVTQQNVAIKKLSRPFQNVTHAKRAYREFKLMKLVNHKNIIGLLNAFTPQRTLEEFQDVYLVMELMDANLCQVIQMDLDHERMSYLLYQMLCGIKHLHSAGIIHRDLKPSNIVVKSDCTLKILDFGLARTAGTTFMMTPYVVTRYYRAPEVILGMGYKENVDIWSVGCIMGEMIRGGVLFPGTDHIDQWNKIIEQLGTPSPSFMARLQPTVRNYVENRPRYTGYPFDRLFPDVLFPTDSNEHNRLKASQARDLLSKMLVVDPEHRISVDQALVHSYINVWYDESEVNAPAPGPYDHSVDEREHTVEQWKELIYQEVMEYEARNNLADGEGTPR, encoded by the exons ATGAGCCAGGAAAAGGTAAACGAAAAATGGGAAAAGTACCAGTTCGGTGATACCGAATTTGAAGTGCCCAACCGGTACGTCCGGCTGGAGGCCAAGGGCTTCGGAGCCCAGGGGATGGTTTG CGCCGCATACGACACTGTCACCCAGCAGAATGTGGCCATCAAAAAGCTGTCGAGACCGTTCCAGAACGTCACACATGCCAAACGAGCCTACAGGGAGTTTAAGCTTATGAAATTAGTCAATCACAAAAAT ATCATTGGACTGTTAAATGCATTCACGCCGCAACGCACCCTGGAGGAGTTCCAGGACGTGTACCTGGTGATGGAGCTGATGGACGCCAACCTGTGCCAGGTCATTCAGATGGATCTGGACCACGAGCGGATGTCCTACCTGCTGTACCAGATGCTGTGCGGCATCAAGCATCTGCACTCGGCCGGCATCATTCACAGG GATTTAAAGCCTTCGAACATCGTAGTCAAGTCGGACTGCACGCTCAAAATTCTAGACTTCGGGCTGGCCCGGACGGCCGGCACCACCTTCATGATGACCCCGTACGTAGTCACCCGGTACTACCGGGCCCCCGAGGTCATCCTCGGCATGGGCTACAAGGAGAACGTCGACATCTGGTCCGTCGGCTGCATTATGGGCGAGATGATCCGTGGTGGGGTCCTGTTCCCCGGAACCGATCACATCGACCAGTGGAACAAGATTATTG AACAATTGGGAACGCCCTCGCCCTCGTTCATGGCCCGGTTACAGCCAACGGTGAGGAATTACGTGGAGAATCGGCCCCGATATACCGGGTATCCGTTCGATCGGTTGTTCCCGGACGTGCTGTTCCCAACAGACTCGAACGAGCATAATCGACTCAAGGCTAGTCAGGCCCGGGATCTGCTCAGCAAGATGCTAGTTGTGGATCCGGAACATAGGATCTCAGTCGACCAGGCACTGGTACACAGCTACATCAACGTCTGGTACGACGAAAGTGAAGTCAATGCG CCTGCGCCCGGCCCGTACGATCACAGCGTAGACGAACGGGAACACACCGTGGAGCAGTGGAAGGAACTGATCTACCAGGAGGTCATGGAGTACGAAGCCCGTAATAACTTGGCGGATGGTGAAGGAACTCCACGGTAG